In Tripterygium wilfordii isolate XIE 37 chromosome 15, ASM1340144v1, whole genome shotgun sequence, one DNA window encodes the following:
- the LOC119979953 gene encoding translocon at the outer membrane of chloroplasts 64-like isoform X2 produces MASNPANLWVLLGLGIAGILLMTKKFKKAIREDFGAFVQKLQLLPPPQPAPPKAPHPLTGLTFAVSDIFDIEGYITAFGHPDWARTHDAASKTSPVVSALVEGGATCIGKTVLDELAYSINGENKHYGTPTNPAVPARIPGGSSSGAAVAVAANLVDFSLGVDTVGGVRVPAAFCGVIGFRPSCGVVSHIGTLPVAESLDTVGWFCRDLNILCRVGHVLLQLPFAAQRSPKPIIMADDCFSLLKIPADRIAQVVIKSTEKLFGRQVLRHENLNNYLTSKVPSLKEFQSMETNGEVKNSSIRMLGNVLRYLHMREFKHNHEEWINEEKPVLEPAILAQIHEVPEASVIVKSIRNEMRSAINTLLKDDGILVIPTTAYLPPKLGAKEILSDDYQNCAFSLLSIASLSGCCQVTVPLGYHDKCPVSVSFVARHGGDSFLLDTVQTLYASLQEQADIISNSKLSSNTVSQEQSAEIAKEKNVKAYLRRGTAREMLGYYKEAIEDFSFALVLEPTNKRASLSAERIRSLFQ; encoded by the exons ATGGCGTCTAATCCAGCTAATTTGTGGGTGTTGTTGGGGCTGGGGATAGCAGGGATTCTGTTAATGACGAAGAAGTTCAAGAAGGCGATTAGAGAAGACTTTGGCGCCTTCGTACAGAAGCTACAGCTTCTACCTCCTCCTCAGCCTGCACCTCCTAAAGCGCCTCACCCTCTCACCGGCCTCACCTTCGCCGTCTCCGACAT ATTTGATATTGAAGGATACATAACTGCTTTTGGTCATCCAGACTGGGCAAGAACACACGATGCGGCTTCTAAGACATCTCCTGTGGTTTCAGCTCTTGTTGAAGGTGGCGCCACTTGTATTGGGAAAACTGTATTGGATGAACTGGCTTATAG TATCAATGGGGAAAATAAGCATTATGGCACACCCACAAATCCTGCGGTGCCTGCAAGAATCCCAGGTGGATCCTCTAGTGGTGCTGCTGTGGCTGTAGCTGCTAATCTTGTTGACTTCTCCTTGG GTGTAGACACTGTCGGTGGTGTGAGAGTTCCTGCTGCATTTTGTGGTGTTATAGGATTCCGACCATCATGTGGGGTTGTTTCTCATATCGGAACTTTACCTGTTGCAGAAAGCCTTGACACTGTTG GTTGGTTTTGCAGAGATCTGAACATCCTATGTCGTGTTGGCCATGTCCTGCTGCAACTTCCATTTGCAGCCCAACGTAGCCCGAAGCCAATCATAATGGCCGATGATTGTTTTTCACTTCTAAAAATTCCTGCTGAtaggattgctcaagtggtgaTTAAATCAACTGAGAAGCTTTTTGGAA GACAAGTACTGAGGCATGAAAATCTTAATAACTATCTCACTTCTAAGGTTCCAAGCTTGAAAGAGTTTCAAAGCATGGAGACAAATGGTGAAGTAAAAAATTCTTCAATAAGAATGCTTGGGAATGTTTTGCGGTATCTTCACAT GCGTGAATTCAAACATAATCATGAGGAATGGATTAATGAGGAAAAGCCTGTTCTCGAGCCTGCCATCTTAGCACAGATTCATGAAGTTCCTGAAGCTTCAGTCATAGTCAAATCAATTAGGAATGAAATGCGATCAGCTATCAACACTCTCTTGAAG GATGATGGGATCTTGGTCATCCCTACCACAGCTTATCTTCCTCCTAAACTTGGTGCCAAGGAGATTTTATCCGATGATTACCAAAACTGTGCATTCAGTCTGTTGAGTATTGCTAGTCTATCGGGCTGCTGTCAG GTTACTGTACCACTAGGTTATCATGACAAGTGCCCTGTTTCAGTGTCCTTTGTAGCCAGACATGGGGGTGATAGCTTCTTATTGGATACCGTGCAGACCCTGTATGCATCTCTTCAAGAGCAGGCTGATATCATTTCCAATTCTAAATTATCTAGCAACACTGTCAGCCAGGAACAATCTGCTGAAATTGCTAAAGAAAAG AATGTAAAAGCGTATTTAAGGAGAGGCACAGCGAGAGAGATGCTTGGCTATTATAAGGAGGCAATTGAAG ATTTTAGCTTTGCATTGGTGCTTGAGCCAACCAATAAAAGAGCATCCTTGTCTGCTGAGAGAATAAGGAGTTTGTTTCAGTAG
- the LOC120016214 gene encoding homologous recombination OB-fold protein isoform X1, with amino-acid sequence MEEPSQEALDLDDSDLPSLRRASSAKSTVQSLETTTNSTGLRRCSLLSHSSQSIPSQSPNTLRQFHTQPAPPPFPRVIPGPAGAVQSAMQRKRILEETESLDLSEGEPIPTQEYIRRAVKDGSGYDEDFSRDPWLCTVDFIRRKGMVDSDGVAIGMPLSSIKNGLNMYKVPQVVAIVKSCAPNGLGDMMATLKDPTGTIDASIHRQVLTEGEFRKDITIGAVLILQEVAVFSPSRSTYYLNITLANLVKVISRDSHSPLMQNDAVPTDKHVAHGVEGTHPLLMPQKPFSQSIGVAEQIMNSLRQNTGVKGSACNDEQIEEGIVAPESSSCSKGSGRNINVVVGKGPLQVRRNIVHETESAAGQGTNGSDRSVLEAEQPENVHQVSKGNFFDGVQRSTANEVHINEENENMNDAKQRQPLNSRSSLPQWTDEQLDELFVFD; translated from the exons ATGGAGGAGCCTTCGCAAGAAGCCCTTGACCTCGACGACTCGGACCTCCCTTCCCTCCGTCGCGCCTCCTCCGCCAAATCCACCGTTCAATCCCTCGAAACCACCACTAACTCGACAGGTCTGCGACGCTgctctctcctctctcactCCTCTCAGTCCATACCTTCTCAATCTCCTAATACTCTTCGTCAGTTCCATACTCAGCCGGCTCCGCCTCCCTTCCCAAGGGTCATCCCGGGCCCTGCAGGCGCTGTGCAATCAGCGATGCAGCGCAAGAGAATCCTAGAAGAAACTGAATCGTTGGATCTCTCGGAAGGGGAACCGATCCCGACTCAGGAGTATATTCGGAGAGCTGTTAAGGACGGCAGTGGCTACGATGAAGATTTCTCCCGCGATCCATGGCTTTGTACAGTGGATTTCATACGTCGCAAAG GTATGGTGGATAGTGACGGCGTTGCGATTGGGATGCCTTTGAGTTCGATTAAGAACGGCTTGAACATGTATAAGGTTCCTCAG GTTGTTGCAATTGTCAAATCTTGTGCTCCCAATGGACTTGGTGATATGATGGCGACTCTAAAG GATCCTACGGGCACAATTGATGCTAGCATTCATCGTCAAGTCCTCACTGAGGGAGAGTTCAGAAAGGACATTACTATTGGAGCAGTTTTGATATTACAAGAG GTTGCAGTCTTCTCCCCTTCACGTTCTACATATTATCTCAATATAACACTTGCCAATCTGGTCAAG GTTATCTCAAGAGACAGCCACAGTCCACTAATGCAAAATGATGCTGTACCAACAGACAAACATGTTGCTCATGGTGTTG AAGGCACTCACCCGTTATTGATGCCACAGAAGCCTTTCTCTCAGTCAATTGGAGTAGCTGAACAAATTATGAATAGTTTAAGACAAAACACTGGTGTGAAAGGTAGTGCATGTAATGATGAACAAATCGAGGAAGGAATTGTTGCACCTGAAAGCAGCAGCTGCAGCAAAGGAAGTGGCAGAAACATAAATGTTGTTGTAGGGAAGGGGCCATTGCAGGTGAGGCGGAACATAGTGCATGAAACTGAATCAGCAGCTGGACAGGGCACCAATGGCAGCGACAGAAGTGTTTTGGAGGCTGAGCAGCCCGAGAATGTCCATCAGGTGAGCAAAGGCAATTTTTTTGATGGTGTTCAGAGAAGCACTGCCAATGAGGTTCAcattaatgaagaaaatgagaacATGAATGATGCAAAGCAGAGGCAGCCACTAAACTCGAGAAGTTCACTCCCACAATGGACAGATGAGCAGCTGGACGAGCTATTTGTATTTGATTGA
- the LOC119979953 gene encoding outer envelope protein 64, chloroplastic-like isoform X1, protein MASNPANLWVLLGLGIAGILLMTKKFKKAIREDFGAFVQKLQLLPPPQPAPPKAPHPLTGLTFAVSDIFDIEGYITAFGHPDWARTHDAASKTSPVVSALVEGGATCIGKTVLDELAYSINGENKHYGTPTNPAVPARIPGGSSSGAAVAVAANLVDFSLGVDTVGGVRVPAAFCGVIGFRPSCGVVSHIGTLPVAESLDTVGWFCRDLNILCRVGHVLLQLPFAAQRSPKPIIMADDCFSLLKIPADRIAQVVIKSTEKLFGRQVLRHENLNNYLTSKVPSLKEFQSMETNGEVKNSSIRMLGNVLRYLHMREFKHNHEEWINEEKPVLEPAILAQIHEVPEASVIVKSIRNEMRSAINTLLKDDGILVIPTTAYLPPKLGAKEILSDDYQNCAFSLLSIASLSGCCQVTVPLGYHDKCPVSVSFVARHGGDSFLLDTVQTLYASLQEQADIISNSKLSSNTVSQEQSAEIAKEKGNQAFKEKQWQKAINYYTEAIKLSRKSATYYSNRAAAYLELGSFLQAEADCTKAISLDRKNVKAYLRRGTAREMLGYYKEAIEDFSFALVLEPTNKRASLSAERIRSLFQ, encoded by the exons ATGGCGTCTAATCCAGCTAATTTGTGGGTGTTGTTGGGGCTGGGGATAGCAGGGATTCTGTTAATGACGAAGAAGTTCAAGAAGGCGATTAGAGAAGACTTTGGCGCCTTCGTACAGAAGCTACAGCTTCTACCTCCTCCTCAGCCTGCACCTCCTAAAGCGCCTCACCCTCTCACCGGCCTCACCTTCGCCGTCTCCGACAT ATTTGATATTGAAGGATACATAACTGCTTTTGGTCATCCAGACTGGGCAAGAACACACGATGCGGCTTCTAAGACATCTCCTGTGGTTTCAGCTCTTGTTGAAGGTGGCGCCACTTGTATTGGGAAAACTGTATTGGATGAACTGGCTTATAG TATCAATGGGGAAAATAAGCATTATGGCACACCCACAAATCCTGCGGTGCCTGCAAGAATCCCAGGTGGATCCTCTAGTGGTGCTGCTGTGGCTGTAGCTGCTAATCTTGTTGACTTCTCCTTGG GTGTAGACACTGTCGGTGGTGTGAGAGTTCCTGCTGCATTTTGTGGTGTTATAGGATTCCGACCATCATGTGGGGTTGTTTCTCATATCGGAACTTTACCTGTTGCAGAAAGCCTTGACACTGTTG GTTGGTTTTGCAGAGATCTGAACATCCTATGTCGTGTTGGCCATGTCCTGCTGCAACTTCCATTTGCAGCCCAACGTAGCCCGAAGCCAATCATAATGGCCGATGATTGTTTTTCACTTCTAAAAATTCCTGCTGAtaggattgctcaagtggtgaTTAAATCAACTGAGAAGCTTTTTGGAA GACAAGTACTGAGGCATGAAAATCTTAATAACTATCTCACTTCTAAGGTTCCAAGCTTGAAAGAGTTTCAAAGCATGGAGACAAATGGTGAAGTAAAAAATTCTTCAATAAGAATGCTTGGGAATGTTTTGCGGTATCTTCACAT GCGTGAATTCAAACATAATCATGAGGAATGGATTAATGAGGAAAAGCCTGTTCTCGAGCCTGCCATCTTAGCACAGATTCATGAAGTTCCTGAAGCTTCAGTCATAGTCAAATCAATTAGGAATGAAATGCGATCAGCTATCAACACTCTCTTGAAG GATGATGGGATCTTGGTCATCCCTACCACAGCTTATCTTCCTCCTAAACTTGGTGCCAAGGAGATTTTATCCGATGATTACCAAAACTGTGCATTCAGTCTGTTGAGTATTGCTAGTCTATCGGGCTGCTGTCAG GTTACTGTACCACTAGGTTATCATGACAAGTGCCCTGTTTCAGTGTCCTTTGTAGCCAGACATGGGGGTGATAGCTTCTTATTGGATACCGTGCAGACCCTGTATGCATCTCTTCAAGAGCAGGCTGATATCATTTCCAATTCTAAATTATCTAGCAACACTGTCAGCCAGGAACAATCTGCTGAAATTGCTAAAGAAAAG GGCAACCAAGCTTTCAAAGAGAAGCAGTGGCAGAAGGCCATCAATTATTATACGGAGGCTATCAAACTAAGCAGGAAAAGTGCAACCTATTACAGTAACAGGGCTGCAGCATACCTTGAACTGGGAAG TTTCCTACAAGCAGAGGCAGATTGTACTAAAGCCATCAGCCTTGATAGAAAG AATGTAAAAGCGTATTTAAGGAGAGGCACAGCGAGAGAGATGCTTGGCTATTATAAGGAGGCAATTGAAG ATTTTAGCTTTGCATTGGTGCTTGAGCCAACCAATAAAAGAGCATCCTTGTCTGCTGAGAGAATAAGGAGTTTGTTTCAGTAG
- the LOC120017204 gene encoding prostaglandin E synthase 2-like, translating to MRRASTLASSILSRTLSTVSNGAFVPNSAVEHRLIQVALYCNSSRGTSHAPPGRWSSPFSGRAVSIGFAGALASIATVTSMSQEVYAKEPPPRELMPKEVVLYQYEACPFCNKVKAFLDYYDIPYKVVEVNPLSKKEIKWSDYKKVPILMVDGEQMVDSSAIIDQLGEKILPNKTGDIASDDDNEEKKWRGWVDNHLVHVLSPNIYRNTSEALESFDYITSNGNFSFFEKVSVKYAGAAAMYFVSKNLKKKYNITDERAALYEAAETWVDALNGREFLGGTKPNLADLAVYGVLRPIRYLRSGKDMVENTRIGDWYTRMDEVVGEPSRIKA from the exons ATGAGAAGAGCTTCCACTCTCGCCTCCTCCATCCTCTCCCGAACTCTCTCCACTGTTTCCAATGGCGCTTTTGTCCCCAATAGCGCAGTCGAGCACCGGCTCATCCAGGTGGCGCTCTATTGCAACAGCAGCAGAGGCACTTCCCATGCTCCTCCTGGGCGTTGGTCCTCTCCGTTTTCGGGGCGTGCTGTGTCAATAGGCTTTGCTGGGGCTCTTGCTTCGATCGCCACTGTTACATCTATGTCCCAAGAGGTTTATGCGAAGGAACCGCCTCCCCGTGAGCTGATGCCCAAGGAAGTTGTTCTTTATCAGTACGAGGCCTGCCCTTTTTGTAATAAGGTTAAAG CATTCCTGGATTACTATGATATTCCTTATAAAGTAGTGGAAGTGAACCCCCTAAGTAAGAAAGAGATCAAATGGTCTGACTACAAGAAGGTGCCGATATTGATGGTTGATGGCGAGCAAATGGTTGATTCATCAG CTATAATTGATCAGTTGGGTGAGAAGATACTTCCTAATAAGACAGGTGATATTGCCTCAGATGACGATAATGAAGAGAAAAAGTGGCGAGG GTGGGTTGATAATCACTTGGTGCATGTCTTATCGCCAAACATATACCGCAATACCTCAGAAGCTCTCGAGTCCTTTGACTATATTACAAGCAATG GTAATTTTAGCTTCTTTGAAAAAGTTTCTGTGAAGTATGCTGGTGCTGCGGCTATGTACTTTGTGTCCAAGAATCTGAAGAAGAAATATAATATTACTGATGAGCGTGCTGCCTTATATGAAGCTGCAGAAACATGGGTTGATGCTCTAAATGGTCGGGAGTTTCTTG GAGGAACCAAGCCCAACTTAGCCGACCTTGCTGTTTATGGGGTGCTAAGGCCAATCCGTTATCTAAGGTCTGGTAAAGATATGGTGGAGAATACTCGAATAGGAGATTGGTATACAAGAATGGATGAGGTAGTGGGAGAGCCTTCGCGCATCAAGGCTTAG
- the LOC120016214 gene encoding homologous recombination OB-fold protein isoform X2 encodes MEEPSQEALDLDDSDLPSLRRASSAKSTVQSLETTTNSTGLRRCSLLSHSSQSIPSQSPNTLRQFHTQPAPPPFPRVIPGPAGAVQSAMQRKRILEETESLDLSEGEPIPTQEYIRRAVKDGSGYDEDFSRDPWLCTVDFIRRKGMVDSDGVAIGMPLSSIKNGLNMYKVPQVVAIVKSCAPNGLGDMMATLKDPTGTIDASIHRQVLTEGEFRKDITIGAVLILQEVAVFSPSRSTYYLNITLANLVKVISRDSHSPLMQNDAVPTDKHVAHGVEGTHPLLMPQKPFSQSIGVAEQIMNSLRQNTGVKGSACNDEQIEEGIVAPESSSCSKGSGRNINVVVGKGPLQVRRNIVHETESAAGQGTNGSDRSVLEAEQPENVHQRQPLNSRSSLPQWTDEQLDELFVFD; translated from the exons ATGGAGGAGCCTTCGCAAGAAGCCCTTGACCTCGACGACTCGGACCTCCCTTCCCTCCGTCGCGCCTCCTCCGCCAAATCCACCGTTCAATCCCTCGAAACCACCACTAACTCGACAGGTCTGCGACGCTgctctctcctctctcactCCTCTCAGTCCATACCTTCTCAATCTCCTAATACTCTTCGTCAGTTCCATACTCAGCCGGCTCCGCCTCCCTTCCCAAGGGTCATCCCGGGCCCTGCAGGCGCTGTGCAATCAGCGATGCAGCGCAAGAGAATCCTAGAAGAAACTGAATCGTTGGATCTCTCGGAAGGGGAACCGATCCCGACTCAGGAGTATATTCGGAGAGCTGTTAAGGACGGCAGTGGCTACGATGAAGATTTCTCCCGCGATCCATGGCTTTGTACAGTGGATTTCATACGTCGCAAAG GTATGGTGGATAGTGACGGCGTTGCGATTGGGATGCCTTTGAGTTCGATTAAGAACGGCTTGAACATGTATAAGGTTCCTCAG GTTGTTGCAATTGTCAAATCTTGTGCTCCCAATGGACTTGGTGATATGATGGCGACTCTAAAG GATCCTACGGGCACAATTGATGCTAGCATTCATCGTCAAGTCCTCACTGAGGGAGAGTTCAGAAAGGACATTACTATTGGAGCAGTTTTGATATTACAAGAG GTTGCAGTCTTCTCCCCTTCACGTTCTACATATTATCTCAATATAACACTTGCCAATCTGGTCAAG GTTATCTCAAGAGACAGCCACAGTCCACTAATGCAAAATGATGCTGTACCAACAGACAAACATGTTGCTCATGGTGTTG AAGGCACTCACCCGTTATTGATGCCACAGAAGCCTTTCTCTCAGTCAATTGGAGTAGCTGAACAAATTATGAATAGTTTAAGACAAAACACTGGTGTGAAAGGTAGTGCATGTAATGATGAACAAATCGAGGAAGGAATTGTTGCACCTGAAAGCAGCAGCTGCAGCAAAGGAAGTGGCAGAAACATAAATGTTGTTGTAGGGAAGGGGCCATTGCAGGTGAGGCGGAACATAGTGCATGAAACTGAATCAGCAGCTGGACAGGGCACCAATGGCAGCGACAGAAGTGTTTTGGAGGCTGAGCAGCCCGAGAATGTCCATCAG AGGCAGCCACTAAACTCGAGAAGTTCACTCCCACAATGGACAGATGAGCAGCTGGACGAGCTATTTGTATTTGATTGA